In a single window of the Raphanus sativus cultivar WK10039 chromosome 9, ASM80110v3, whole genome shotgun sequence genome:
- the LOC108834522 gene encoding protein SOB FIVE-LIKE 6 isoform X2, producing MSVFGANQKRTDLSDLEYSDAGESGWTMYLDHSSSVSLHHFDDDNGVTKQEHDEDSSMVSDASSGPPYYSEEAVPEDPFQQNTQYWCKSKIKNKKKVHGEQGYTERFNSCLDDTASSLGKYKSGFLQQASPVEKFASDHQGYGASNQIKRRG from the exons atgagTGTTTTTGGGGCGAACCAAAAGAGAACGGATTTGTCGGATTTAGAATACAGCGATGCGGGAGAATCAGGTTGGACAATGTACTTAGACCattcttcttctgtttcattGCATCATTTTGATGATGACAATGGAGTGACAAAACAAGAACATGATGAAGATTCTTCAATGGTGTCGGATGCATCATCCGGGCCTCCTTATTACTCTGAAGAGGCAGTCCCTGAGGATCCCTTCCAACAAAACACACAATATTGGTGTAAGAGcaaaatcaagaacaagaagaaagttCATGGAGAACAAGGATATACTGAACGATTCAATTCTTGCCTTGATGACACAGCTTCTTCATTG GGGAAATATAAATCGGGTTTCCTACAACAAGCTTCCCCGGTTGAAAAATTTGCATCGGATCATCAAGGTTATG GTGCCAGTAACCAGATAAAGAGAAGAGGATAA
- the LOC108834522 gene encoding protein SOB FIVE-LIKE 6 isoform X1: MSVFGANQKRTDLSDLEYSDAGESGWTMYLDHSSSVSLHHFDDDNGVTKQEHDEDSSMVSDASSGPPYYSEEAVPEDPFQQNTQYWCKSKIKNKKKVHGEQGYTERFNSCLDDTASSLATGKEVSAHKQHRDQYQKLDYFSQSYSTRRIIKGKYKSGFLQQASPVEKFASDHQGYGASNQIKRRG, translated from the exons atgagTGTTTTTGGGGCGAACCAAAAGAGAACGGATTTGTCGGATTTAGAATACAGCGATGCGGGAGAATCAGGTTGGACAATGTACTTAGACCattcttcttctgtttcattGCATCATTTTGATGATGACAATGGAGTGACAAAACAAGAACATGATGAAGATTCTTCAATGGTGTCGGATGCATCATCCGGGCCTCCTTATTACTCTGAAGAGGCAGTCCCTGAGGATCCCTTCCAACAAAACACACAATATTGGTGTAAGAGcaaaatcaagaacaagaagaaagttCATGGAGAACAAGGATATACTGAACGATTCAATTCTTGCCTTGATGACACAGCTTCTTCATTG GCGACTGGAAAAGAAGTATCAGCACATAAGCAACATCGAGATCAATACCAAAAATTAGATTATTTCTCCCAAAGCTACTCCACAAGAAGAATAATTAag GGGAAATATAAATCGGGTTTCCTACAACAAGCTTCCCCGGTTGAAAAATTTGCATCGGATCATCAAGGTTATG GTGCCAGTAACCAGATAAAGAGAAGAGGATAA